The sequence cactaaaaaagaaatctttctagTCATATGATAAACAGGAATCCTAATTTTTCAGATCCAAGGTTGAGATTAAATTTGAGAGCAtcagaaaaaaaacatgaaaggGAAATTTTTTAGATATGGAAAGCTCACAAAGCTTAATCAAGTGAATTACATAAATTGTAGAGAGAATTGaagtcaaagaaatgaaaattccaagaaataaattgaagaagcAAGTTCTACTTCCACAATCTGATCAAAAAATCTGATCAAATATTTGCAGCTTTTCGCTCTGAGGATTTGAACCTTTCCATCATGTGCCCTTCCTCAGTTGAAGACAAGTGGCAGTTTTTATAACTGTGAATCTAAAGAATGCTTTCACAGCCCTCTTTATGTCTTcgttcctcagactgtagatgaaggggttcagcatgggtgtaACTACATTATACATCACCGAGATGATTGCACTTGAATGTGAACTTTGTGTAGCTGCAGCACTAAGGTACACTCCTAAGGCCgtacaataaaataaggagacaactgagaggtgagatgcacaggtggaaaatgctttatagtTCCCCTGAGCTGATGAGATCCTACATATGCAGGAAACAATCTTAGAATATGAATAAAGGATCCCAgaaaagggaccaaaaccaaataGCCCAGCTGCAAAATACATCACCATGTCATTAAGAAAGTTCTCAGAACAAGCAAGTTGGATCAATAGCTTGAGTTCACAGTAATAGTGAGGGATTTTCACCTCTCTACAGAAGGATAGCCTTAAGGCCATTAAGGTTTGTGACAAGGAATGCAGGACACTGATGATCCAGCTAACCAGAACCAACATTCCACAGACATGGGAGTTCATGATGACCTTGTAGTGCAgagggtggcagatggccacaaaccggtcataggccatcactgttAGGAGGAAGATGTCCAGCCCTGCAAACAGCATGAAAAAATATATCTGGATGATGCATCCTTCATAGGTTATAATTTTGCTCTGCATCTGGATGTtccacagcatctttgggatggtggtggaggtaaagcagatgtctacaaaggagaggttggagaggaagaaatacatgggtgtgtggagg is a genomic window of Hippopotamus amphibius kiboko isolate mHipAmp2 chromosome 15, mHipAmp2.hap2, whole genome shotgun sequence containing:
- the LOC130836294 gene encoding olfactory receptor-like protein OLF4, which encodes MAPRNITGNPELILQGLSEEPELQPLIFGLFLPMYLISVLGNLLIILAVSSHSHLHTPMYFFLSNLSFVDICFTSTTIPKMLWNIQMQSKIITYEGCIIQIYFFMLFAGLDIFLLTVMAYDRFVAICHPLHYKVIMNSHVCGMLVLVSWIISVLHSLSQTLMALRLSFCREVKIPHYYCELKLLIQLACSENFLNDMVMYFAAGLFGFGPFSGILYSYSKIVSCICRISSAQGNYKAFSTCASHLSVVSLFYCTALGVYLSAAATQSSHSSAIISVMYNVVTPMLNPFIYSLRNEDIKRAVKAFFRFTVIKTATCLQLRKGT